A single window of Salvia splendens isolate huo1 chromosome 8, SspV2, whole genome shotgun sequence DNA harbors:
- the LOC121745593 gene encoding protein TRANSPORT INHIBITOR RESPONSE 1-like, with amino-acid sequence MAYSFPEEVLEHVFSFLSLARDRNAVSLVCKSWYEIERWCRHRIFVGNCYAVSPEIVIRRFPELRAVEMKGKPHFADFNLVPEGWGAYAYPWIAAMAEAYPFLEEIKLKRMVVTDESLELISKSYKNFKVLVLTSCEGFTTDGLASIAANCRHLRELDLRESEVEDLSGHWLSHFPDSCTSLVSLNMSCLGSEVSFSSLERLVARSPNLRTLRLNRAVPLEKLANLVRHAPQLVELGTGAYSSEIRSDTFSSLADAFSACKQLKALSGFWDVVPSYLPAVYSVCSGITSLNLSYAAIPSSDLVKLISQCQNLQRLWVLDYIEDSGLEALAASCKDLQELRVFPSDPFGAEPNVSLTEQGLVSVSEGCPKLESVLYFCRQMSNAALIAIARNRPNFIRFRLCIIEPQAADYLTLEPLDAGFGAIVENCKELRRLSMSGLLTDRVFKYIGTHAKKLEMLSIAFAGESDLGLHHVLSGCDSLRKLEIRDCPFGDKAVLANAAKLDTMRSLWMSSCSVSFGACKLLAQKMPRLNVEVIDERGPPDSRPESCVVERVYVYRTVASRQRLDMPDFVWTLDEDSSMRYS; translated from the exons ATGGCGTACTCGTTCCCGGAGGAAGTTCTGGAGCACGTCTTCTCGTTCCTGAGCTTGGCCAGGGATCGGAACGCCGTCTCCTTAGTGTGCAAGTCGTGGTACGAGATCGAGCGGTGGTGCCGCCACCGCATCTTCGTGGGGAACTGCTACGCCGTTTCGCCGGAGATCGTGATCCGGAGGTTTCCGGAGCTGAGGGCGGTGGAGATGAAGGGGAAGCCGCATTTCGCCGACTTCAACCTCGTGCCGGAGGGATGGGGCGCGTACGCGTACCCGTGGATCGCAGCCATGGCGGAGGCGTATCCGTTCCTGGAGGAGATCAAGCTCAAGCGCATGGTGGTCACGGACGAGAGCTTGGAGCTGATCTCCAAGTCGTATAAAAATTTCAAAGTTCTGGTGCTGACGTCATGCGAGGGTTTCACCACCGACGGTCTCGCGTCAATTGCGGCTAATTGCAG ACATTTAAGGGAACTAGATTTGAGGGAGAGTGAAGTGGAGGATCTGAGTGGGCATTGGCTTAGCCATTTTCCTGATAGCTGCACTTCTCTGGTGTCACTTAACATGTCTTGTTTGGGTTCTGAGGTAAGTTTCTCCTCGTTGGAGAGACTGGTTGCACGTTCACCTAACCTGAGGACTCTCCGGCTGAACCGTGCTGTACCCCTTGAGAAGCTTGCTAACCTTGTCCGGCATGCCCCCCAATTGGTTGAATTGGGTACTGGTGCCTATTCATCTGAAATTCGGTCCGATACTTTTTCAAGCCTGGCTGATGCATTTTCAGCATGTAAGCAACTCAAAGCTTTGTCTGGGTTTTGGGATGTGGTTCCTTCATATCTTCCAGCTGTGTATTCTGTCTGTTCCGGAATCACTTCACTGAATTTAAGTTATGCTGCCATTCCAAGTTCTGATCTTGTTAAGCTTATTAGCCAATGCCAGAATTTGCAGAGGCTATGG GTCTTGGACTACATTGAAGACAGTGGACTAGAAGCTCTTGCTGCATCTTGCAAGGATCTGCAAGAACTTAGGGTTTTCCCTTCCGATCCTTTTGGGGCAGAACCTAATGTGTCTTTGACGGAACAAGGGCTTGTATCTGTCTCTGAAGGTTGCCCCAAGCTCGAATCTGTTCTGTACTTTTGCCGCCAGATGTCAAATGCTGCATTGATTGCTATTGCCAGGAACCGGCCTAACTTTATTCGTTTCCGGCTCTGTATCATTGAGCCTCAAGCTGCTGACTACTTAACCCTCGAACCACTTGATGCTGGTTTTGGAGCCATTGTTGAGAACTGTAAAGAACTGCGCCGGCTTTCCATGTCCGGCCTCCTCACTGACCGCGTGTTCAAATATATTGGAACCCATGCCAAGAAGTTGGAGATGCTTTCAATAGCCTTCGCTGGGGAGAGTGACTTGGGCCTCCATCACGTGTTATCTGGCTGCGACAGCCTCCGGAAACTGGAGATCAGGGACTGTCCATTTGGTGACAAGGCTGTATTAGCCAATGCTGCAAAGCTAGACACAATGCGATCCCTTTGGATGTCTTCTTGCTCCGTGAGTTTCGGAGCTTGTAAGCTGCTCGCACAGAAGATGCCTAGGCTGAACGTTGAAGTCATAGACGAGAGAGGCCCACCCGATTCAAGGCCTGAAAGCTGCGTTGTTGAGAGAGTGTATGTCTACCGCACTGTTGCTAGCAGGCAAAGGCTCGACATGCCTGACTTTGTCTGGACTCTGGATGAGGATTCATCCATGAGGTATTCCTAA